The Variovorax paradoxus B4 genome includes a region encoding these proteins:
- a CDS encoding dihydrofolate reductase family protein: MSKLRFRISMSLDGFVAGPSQSLQEPLGIGGEQLHEWVFPLEAWRRPHGMDGGVVNESTPVMEEELANIGATIMGRNMFGGAPGPWSKTDPWTGWWGRNPPFHHPVFVLTHHARDPLIMEGGTSFTFVTDGIESALDQARRAAGGKDVALAGGARAAQQYLKAGLVDEMQLHLVPTLLGGGERLFDGVETLHALDMVKTVVAPNVVHLKFVRK; encoded by the coding sequence ATGTCGAAGCTTCGATTCAGGATCTCGATGTCGCTGGACGGGTTCGTCGCCGGTCCGAGCCAAAGCTTGCAGGAACCGCTCGGCATTGGCGGCGAGCAATTGCACGAGTGGGTGTTCCCGCTGGAGGCGTGGCGGCGTCCGCATGGCATGGATGGCGGCGTGGTGAACGAGAGCACGCCCGTGATGGAGGAAGAACTTGCCAACATCGGTGCGACCATCATGGGCCGCAACATGTTCGGCGGCGCTCCGGGCCCGTGGAGCAAGACAGATCCCTGGACCGGCTGGTGGGGCCGCAATCCGCCGTTCCATCACCCGGTGTTCGTGCTCACGCATCACGCGCGCGACCCGTTGATCATGGAGGGCGGCACGAGCTTCACGTTCGTGACCGACGGGATCGAGAGTGCGCTGGACCAGGCCCGCCGCGCGGCGGGCGGGAAGGACGTGGCGCTCGCGGGCGGCGCGCGCGCTGCGCAGCAATATTTGAAGGCCGGCCTGGTCGACGAAATGCAGCTTCACCTGGTGCCGACGTTACTCGGCGGCGGCGAACGCCTGTTCGACGGCGTCGAAACCCTGCATGCCCTCGACATGGTGAAAACGGTCGTGGCGCCGAACGTGGTTCACCTGAAATTCGTGAGAAAGTAG
- a CDS encoding ParD-like family protein, whose translation MGIVKISDLMHENLRVAGNALSRSINAQAEHWMRVGMLTEMHPELDYREICQLLIQAELAGGLDIAVAVSTQPAKPRGSSAGKH comes from the coding sequence ATGGGCATCGTGAAAATTTCGGACCTGATGCACGAGAACCTGCGAGTCGCGGGGAACGCCCTCAGCAGGTCCATCAATGCGCAGGCAGAGCACTGGATGCGAGTCGGCATGCTGACCGAGATGCACCCGGAGTTGGACTATCGAGAAATCTGCCAACTATTGATACAGGCTGAACTCGCTGGGGGCCTGGACATCGCCGTGGCTGTCTCCACCCAGCCTGCCAAGCCCCGCGGATCCTCGGCTGGAAAACACTAG
- the map gene encoding type I methionyl aminopeptidase gives MAHGIPIKSAGELEMARRAGRLAAEVLGVVEPYVVPGVSTETLDRICHDHIVNVQGAMPANVGYQGYPKTILTSVNQVVCHGIPSPTKILKKGDIINIDVAVIKDGWFGDTSRMYFVGAPSVLARRLVETTYEAMRAGIRQVKPGATLGDIGHAIQSVAHREQFSVVREYCGHGIGQIYHDEPNVLHYGQRGAGLKLEPGMVFTIEPMLNAGKRETRQLPDGWTVVTKDRSLSAQWEHMVAVTPEGYEVLTAWPGGTGSYAPV, from the coding sequence GTGGCTCACGGCATTCCCATCAAGTCCGCCGGGGAACTCGAGATGGCGCGGCGGGCCGGCAGGCTTGCCGCAGAGGTTCTCGGTGTGGTCGAGCCCTACGTGGTGCCGGGGGTGAGCACGGAAACGCTCGACCGAATCTGCCACGACCACATCGTGAACGTGCAGGGCGCCATGCCAGCCAACGTGGGATACCAGGGATATCCCAAAACCATCCTCACCTCCGTCAACCAGGTGGTTTGCCATGGCATCCCGTCTCCGACCAAGATCCTGAAGAAGGGCGACATCATCAACATCGATGTTGCCGTCATCAAGGATGGCTGGTTCGGCGACACCAGCCGCATGTACTTCGTCGGAGCCCCCAGTGTGTTGGCTCGGCGCCTGGTGGAGACGACGTACGAAGCAATGCGGGCCGGAATCCGGCAGGTCAAGCCTGGAGCGACTCTGGGCGATATCGGCCATGCCATCCAGTCGGTCGCCCACCGGGAGCAATTCAGCGTGGTGCGCGAATACTGCGGCCACGGCATCGGCCAGATCTACCACGATGAACCGAACGTGCTGCACTACGGGCAGCGCGGGGCAGGGCTCAAGCTGGAACCGGGGATGGTCTTCACCATCGAACCGATGCTCAATGCAGGCAAGCGCGAAACCAGACAATTGCCCGACGGGTGGACAGTCGTGACCAAGGACAGGTCCCTGTCTGCCCAGTGGGAACACATGGTCGCTGTAACGCCCGAGGGATATGAAGTGCTGACGGCCTGGCCGGGAGGCACGGGTAGCTACGCGCCGGTTTGA
- a CDS encoding citrate/2-methylcitrate synthase: protein MASWISMTEACNLLGVQPQTIYAYVSRGKLEVMPDPADTRRRLYRAEDVAGLARRKQAGRKHETLAANTLFGSEPSIPTALCAFSRGRPYYRGRDAVHMARTATLEDAAQLLWAAERTVDFSCSTPMRSGKPGRGAAFAALASLAAAGHSTGGRLTRVLHAEGQGLVGQLANAFGASPDHEPLHLRFAKGWKQSSKVADLLRTALVLLADHELTSSAFVARIAASTGASLPACLLAGLTTLSGPLHGDASGRVRALFSEVERLGEDQVLAHYLSNGLSLAGFGHHLYPDGDPRAAALLALFEPPKVIARFIAKVTKLTGLQPNIDVALAAMVAHHRLPADAAFGLFATARSVGLLAHSLEQLGVAQVIRPRGRYVGPMPEPA from the coding sequence ATGGCTTCCTGGATTTCAATGACCGAGGCGTGCAACCTCCTGGGTGTGCAGCCGCAGACGATCTACGCGTACGTGAGCCGCGGCAAGCTGGAAGTCATGCCCGACCCGGCCGACACGCGGCGCAGGCTGTACCGCGCCGAGGACGTGGCCGGCCTGGCCAGGCGCAAGCAGGCCGGCCGCAAGCACGAGACGCTGGCCGCCAACACGCTGTTCGGGTCGGAGCCCAGCATTCCAACGGCCCTGTGTGCGTTTTCTCGCGGGCGGCCGTACTACCGGGGCCGGGACGCCGTGCACATGGCCCGAACGGCCACGCTGGAAGATGCGGCTCAACTCTTGTGGGCCGCCGAGCGCACCGTCGATTTCTCCTGCTCGACGCCCATGCGCTCCGGCAAGCCCGGGCGAGGCGCGGCCTTCGCCGCCTTGGCCAGCCTGGCGGCCGCCGGGCATTCCACCGGTGGGCGCCTGACCCGGGTGCTGCATGCCGAGGGCCAGGGCCTGGTGGGCCAGTTGGCCAACGCGTTCGGCGCTTCACCAGACCACGAACCGCTGCATCTGCGCTTTGCGAAAGGGTGGAAGCAATCTTCCAAGGTGGCTGATCTGCTGCGAACAGCCTTGGTGCTGCTGGCCGATCACGAACTGACCAGTTCAGCCTTTGTCGCGCGCATTGCCGCGTCTACCGGCGCTTCCTTGCCGGCATGCCTGCTGGCCGGGTTGACCACTCTCTCAGGCCCCCTGCATGGCGATGCCTCGGGCCGCGTCCGGGCACTGTTCAGCGAGGTGGAGCGACTGGGAGAGGACCAGGTGCTGGCCCACTACCTGTCGAATGGTTTGTCGCTGGCCGGATTTGGCCATCACCTCTATCCCGATGGCGATCCCCGCGCCGCCGCATTGCTGGCCTTGTTCGAGCCTCCCAAGGTGATCGCGCGCTTCATCGCAAAGGTGACGAAGCTGACCGGGTTGCAGCCCAACATCGACGTCGCCCTGGCCGCCATGGTCGCTCACCATCGACTTCCTGCCGATGCGGCCTTTGGCCTGTTCGCAACGGCGCGCAGCGTCGGGCTGTTGGCGCACAGCCTGGAGCAGTTGGGTGTGGCGCAAGTCATCCGCCCGCGCGGGCGCTATGTGGGGCCGATGCCCGAGCCCGCATGA
- a CDS encoding 2-hydroxyacid dehydrogenase codes for MKPQVLQLNPILIPAINDKLASLYVVHKHFELPDPQAWLREHGASIDAVITGGHTGISRAMLERLPALKVVAVNGVGTDAVDLAYCRDRGLPVTATLGALTEDVADLAIGLLIAACRNLCAGDRFVRNGQWELHPQPNAIPLARRFSGMRVGIVGMGRVGRAVAVRAAAFGCPIRYTDLRAMDDVAYRFVPGLVDLARESDALVLCAAADQAEGIVDAAVLDALGPRGFLVNVARGRLVNEADLTQALAGGRIAGAGLDVFVDEPRVPLALRQSDSVTLQAHRASATWETRTAMAEMVLASVAQALAGERPAMSLTT; via the coding sequence ATGAAACCCCAAGTCCTTCAACTCAATCCGATCCTGATCCCTGCGATCAACGACAAGCTCGCGTCGCTCTACGTCGTGCACAAGCACTTCGAGCTGCCCGATCCACAGGCCTGGCTGCGTGAACATGGCGCGTCGATCGACGCCGTGATCACCGGCGGGCACACCGGCATTTCGCGGGCGATGCTGGAGCGGTTGCCCGCTCTGAAGGTGGTGGCCGTCAATGGCGTCGGCACCGACGCCGTGGATCTGGCGTACTGCCGGGATCGCGGCCTGCCCGTCACCGCAACCCTGGGTGCGCTGACGGAAGACGTGGCCGATCTGGCCATCGGCTTGCTGATCGCGGCTTGCCGAAACCTGTGTGCCGGCGACCGCTTCGTGCGGAACGGCCAGTGGGAGCTTCATCCCCAGCCCAACGCCATTCCGCTCGCCCGGCGGTTCAGCGGCATGCGCGTCGGCATCGTCGGAATGGGCCGGGTGGGCCGTGCCGTCGCGGTGCGCGCGGCCGCCTTCGGTTGCCCCATCCGCTATACCGACCTGCGCGCCATGGACGACGTCGCGTACCGCTTCGTACCGGGCCTGGTGGACCTGGCGCGCGAATCGGACGCGCTGGTGCTGTGCGCAGCCGCGGACCAGGCCGAAGGCATCGTCGACGCGGCCGTGCTCGACGCGCTGGGCCCGCGGGGCTTCCTGGTCAACGTGGCGCGCGGCCGGCTCGTCAACGAAGCCGACCTGACGCAAGCGCTGGCCGGCGGCCGCATTGCGGGTGCGGGCCTGGACGTGTTCGTCGACGAACCGCGCGTGCCGCTGGCGCTGCGCCAGTCCGACAGCGTGACTCTGCAGGCCCACCGCGCCAGCGCCACCTGGGAGACCCGCACCGCCATGGCCGAGATGGTGCTGGCGAGCGTCGCCCAAGCCTTGGCAGGCGAGCGGCCCGCCATGAGCCTCACCACTTGA
- a CDS encoding Bug family tripartite tricarboxylate transporter substrate binding protein: MFTRRLAIPLALVLCAIHAPSFAQTFPSRPVTLVVPFPPGGGTDTGGRVIAEQLSRRWGQPVVVENKGGAAGQIGADFVAKSRPDGYTLLLGNIGTQAINPLLYPKLPYDADRAFAPVSLVAELPLAMMVNPSVPAKTAADFVALAKSRPGQMSYSSSGAGGAPHLAAEMFKDQTGAFILHVPYRGGGPAIADLLAGHVQLSFMTVLEASGHIKAGKLRALAVTGDKRVPAFPEVPTLAESVIPGFNAISWIGLLAPAGTPPEVVDKIAADLRAVLSDEAVKARFVGLGGVPRATSPQEFARLIADDKGRYAQIIRSRKITIE, translated from the coding sequence TTGTTCACTCGACGCCTTGCGATTCCCCTGGCCCTTGTCCTCTGCGCGATTCACGCGCCGAGCTTCGCGCAGACCTTTCCTTCGCGCCCCGTCACGCTGGTGGTTCCGTTCCCGCCGGGCGGCGGGACGGATACCGGCGGCCGCGTCATTGCCGAGCAGTTGAGCCGGCGCTGGGGCCAGCCTGTGGTGGTGGAGAACAAGGGTGGCGCCGCCGGGCAGATCGGTGCCGACTTCGTCGCCAAGTCCAGGCCGGACGGCTACACGCTGCTGCTGGGCAACATCGGGACGCAGGCGATCAATCCCTTGCTGTATCCCAAGCTGCCCTACGACGCCGACAGGGCCTTTGCCCCGGTCTCCCTGGTGGCCGAGCTGCCGCTGGCCATGATGGTCAATCCGTCGGTTCCCGCGAAGACGGCGGCTGACTTTGTGGCGCTGGCCAAGTCCAGGCCGGGCCAGATGAGCTACAGCAGTTCGGGCGCCGGCGGCGCGCCGCACCTGGCGGCCGAGATGTTCAAGGACCAGACGGGTGCCTTCATCCTGCATGTGCCTTACCGCGGCGGCGGCCCGGCCATCGCCGACTTGCTCGCGGGCCATGTGCAGCTGTCGTTCATGACGGTGCTGGAGGCCTCCGGCCACATCAAGGCGGGCAAGCTGCGTGCGCTGGCCGTGACCGGCGACAAGCGCGTGCCGGCGTTTCCCGAAGTCCCCACGCTCGCGGAAAGTGTGATTCCCGGCTTCAACGCGATCTCCTGGATCGGCCTGCTGGCGCCGGCGGGCACGCCGCCGGAGGTGGTGGACAAGATCGCCGCCGACCTGCGCGCCGTGCTGTCCGACGAAGCGGTCAAGGCACGCTTCGTGGGCCTGGGCGGCGTGCCGCGCGCCACCTCGCCGCAGGAGTTTGCCAGGCTGATCGCCGACGACAAGGGCCGCTACGCCCAGATCATCCGCAGCCGCAAGATCACGATCGAGTGA
- a CDS encoding Bug family tripartite tricarboxylate transporter substrate binding protein, giving the protein MQLTSLIKILAVSASLAAMPIVASAEAAYPARAIKIIVPAPPGGAIDTIARVVGDKLAVSMGQPVIVDNRPGASNNLGTDVLAKSAPDGYTIGIVGGSHNINKFLFRNLGWDPEKSFEPIVYSHEVPLVFAIYPQLPARTLPEFVAWMKAHPDEAKVATSGRGSAQEMAAEMFRMASGAPMLLVPYKGSSAAHPDLLAGRTALFIDTISAIQPQVKAGNVRAVAVSTRKRTSSLPDVPTADEQGLKGYDANTNGGFLAPAGTPKAVVAKLNAEINAALKLPDVRAKLEAAGIEIQGGTPQEYGALIKSDLAKWGRVVKEAGIQAE; this is encoded by the coding sequence ATGCAGCTCACATCCCTGATCAAGATCCTTGCAGTCTCGGCGTCGCTGGCCGCGATGCCGATCGTCGCATCGGCCGAGGCGGCTTACCCGGCCCGCGCCATCAAGATCATCGTGCCCGCCCCGCCGGGCGGCGCAATCGACACCATTGCCCGCGTCGTCGGGGACAAGCTCGCGGTGTCGATGGGCCAGCCGGTGATCGTCGACAACAGGCCCGGCGCTTCCAACAACCTCGGCACGGACGTTCTCGCCAAGTCGGCGCCCGACGGCTACACGATCGGCATCGTGGGCGGCAGCCACAACATCAACAAGTTCCTGTTCAGGAACCTCGGCTGGGATCCGGAAAAAAGCTTCGAGCCCATCGTCTACAGCCACGAGGTGCCGCTGGTGTTCGCCATCTACCCGCAGCTTCCGGCCAGGACGCTGCCCGAGTTCGTGGCCTGGATGAAGGCCCATCCGGACGAGGCCAAGGTCGCCACCTCCGGCCGCGGCAGTGCGCAGGAAATGGCGGCCGAGATGTTCCGCATGGCGAGCGGCGCGCCGATGCTGCTGGTCCCCTACAAGGGCTCGTCCGCCGCGCACCCGGACCTGCTGGCCGGACGTACCGCGCTCTTCATCGACACCATCAGTGCCATCCAGCCGCAGGTGAAGGCCGGCAACGTGCGCGCCGTGGCGGTGTCGACGCGCAAGCGGACAAGCTCGCTGCCCGACGTACCGACCGCGGACGAGCAGGGATTGAAGGGCTACGACGCCAACACGAACGGCGGCTTCCTGGCGCCGGCCGGCACGCCCAAGGCTGTCGTCGCCAAGTTGAATGCCGAGATCAACGCGGCGCTCAAGCTGCCCGATGTGCGGGCGAAGCTGGAGGCTGCCGGCATAGAGATACAGGGCGGCACGCCGCAGGAGTACGGTGCGCTGATCAAGTCCGACCTCGCCAAGTGGGGCAGGGTGGTCAAGGAGGCGGGGATACAGGCGGAGTGA
- a CDS encoding nuclear transport factor 2 family protein: protein MQTVNPEVTTEVLQAFADAWNRHDVDALMSFMTPDCVFEASAGADACGTRYVGGAAVRAAFAEVWAVFPDAHWGNARHFVHGDRGVSEWTFTGTRADGARVEVQGCDLFTFRAGKILLKNSYRKNRPPAAAPTR, encoded by the coding sequence ATGCAAACGGTGAATCCCGAAGTGACCACGGAAGTGTTGCAGGCATTTGCCGATGCATGGAACCGGCACGATGTGGATGCACTCATGTCGTTCATGACGCCCGACTGCGTCTTCGAAGCCTCCGCCGGCGCCGATGCCTGCGGCACCCGATACGTCGGCGGTGCGGCGGTGCGAGCTGCCTTTGCGGAGGTCTGGGCTGTCTTTCCCGATGCCCACTGGGGGAACGCGCGCCATTTCGTCCATGGGGACCGCGGCGTGTCGGAGTGGACGTTCACGGGAACACGCGCGGACGGAGCCCGCGTCGAAGTCCAAGGCTGCGATCTGTTTACTTTTCGCGCCGGCAAGATTCTTCTGAAGAACTCCTACCGCAAGAACCGCCCGCCCGCTGCGGCGCCAACGCGATGA
- a CDS encoding GNAT family N-acetyltransferase: MNSTSVRQAVLADLEELATLFDQYRRFQGQASDVAAARSFLCDRFDHGESVLLICLDGATAVGFAQLYPSFSSVSLSRVFVVNDLFVQESGRRKGLASKLLSALESYAWSLGSARLTLNVARGNTSAQSLYEERGWKQDDQFFMYHRFPEDHS, translated from the coding sequence ATGAACTCAACTTCCGTCCGCCAAGCTGTTCTGGCCGATCTCGAGGAACTCGCGACGCTCTTTGACCAGTACCGACGGTTCCAGGGACAGGCAAGCGATGTGGCCGCCGCACGTTCGTTTCTGTGTGACAGGTTCGATCACGGAGAGTCGGTTCTTCTCATCTGCCTTGACGGCGCAACGGCCGTGGGATTTGCTCAGCTCTATCCGAGTTTTTCCTCCGTCTCGCTCTCCCGCGTCTTTGTCGTGAATGACCTTTTCGTCCAGGAGTCGGGGCGTCGCAAGGGCCTGGCTTCCAAGCTGCTCTCCGCCCTCGAGTCATACGCCTGGTCGCTTGGATCTGCTCGCTTGACGCTGAACGTCGCGCGTGGCAACACCTCGGCCCAGAGTCTCTATGAGGAGAGAGGCTGGAAGCAGGACGATCAGTTCTTCATGTATCACCGCTTCCCGGAGGACCATTCATGA
- a CDS encoding phosphogluconate dehydrogenase C-terminal domain-containing protein produces MKTSIALLGAGGKMGVRLAKNLRNSRFEVRHVEVSDVGRQRLRDELGVECVDPVRALDNVQVVVLAIPDTAIGKVAAQIAPQLAPGTMVMTLDAAAPFAGHLPQRPDLVYFVAHPCHPPIFSDALHRNGQPDFFGGAHAPQSVVSALMQGTPADFDLGEEIARTIYAPILRSYRVTVEQMALLEPGLSETVCATLLDTMREAMDAVVARGVPHDCARDFLLGHMTILAAVIFKEIPGVFSDACNKAITFGKPRLLRDDWLKVFDREEIAESIQRIT; encoded by the coding sequence ATGAAGACTTCCATCGCCCTCTTGGGCGCCGGCGGAAAAATGGGCGTCCGGCTCGCGAAGAACCTGCGCAACTCCCGCTTCGAGGTGCGCCACGTGGAGGTCAGCGACGTCGGTCGCCAGCGCCTGCGCGACGAACTGGGCGTGGAATGCGTTGACCCGGTACGCGCGCTGGACAACGTGCAGGTGGTGGTCCTCGCCATACCCGACACCGCCATCGGCAAGGTCGCCGCGCAGATCGCGCCGCAGCTCGCCCCCGGCACCATGGTGATGACGCTGGATGCGGCCGCGCCCTTTGCCGGCCACCTGCCCCAGCGGCCCGACCTGGTGTACTTCGTCGCCCATCCCTGCCACCCGCCGATCTTCAGCGACGCGCTGCACCGGAACGGCCAGCCCGACTTCTTCGGCGGCGCGCACGCACCGCAATCCGTGGTGAGCGCGCTCATGCAGGGCACGCCGGCCGACTTCGACCTGGGCGAGGAGATCGCCAGGACCATCTACGCGCCCATCCTGCGCTCTTACCGCGTGACGGTCGAGCAGATGGCGCTGCTCGAGCCCGGCCTGTCCGAGACCGTCTGCGCCACGCTGCTGGACACCATGCGCGAGGCCATGGACGCGGTGGTCGCACGCGGGGTGCCGCACGACTGCGCGCGCGACTTCCTGCTGGGCCACATGACCATCCTCGCCGCCGTGATCTTCAAGGAGATCCCCGGCGTGTTCTCCGACGCCTGCAACAAGGCCATCACCTTCGGCAAGCCGCGCCTGCTGCGCGACGACTGGCTCAAGGTGTTCGATCGCGAAGAGATCGCCGAGAGCATCCAGCGCATCACCTGA
- a CDS encoding TRAP transporter substrate-binding protein, with translation MTHRFRFRPILGAPLAAALLTLAAAGAQAQTVLKIGYTPAQGSHYWVGATTFCAEIEKGTQARYKCQQFPSSALGGEREQIEAVQLGTQDAVITSTGPVGNFVPEIKVVDIPFLFRDYEHARKVFDGPIGQDLLTKFASKGLVALAWTENGFRHLTNSKRPILKPEDTKGLKVRTMENKVHMDGYRTFGMQPTPMSFPEVFGALQQGTVDGQENPIPIITTAKFSQVQKHLSLTGHVYSPALLLLTPKVWNKLSDADKKVFADAARLSVAAQRKKVDEDDATGVAQLEKEGMQVVRNVDKKAFQDALKPAYAAYAKEFGADNIKKIQDVH, from the coding sequence GTGACCCATCGCTTCCGCTTTCGCCCCATCCTGGGCGCGCCCCTGGCCGCCGCGCTCCTGACGCTGGCCGCCGCCGGCGCGCAGGCGCAGACCGTGCTCAAGATCGGCTACACGCCGGCACAGGGCTCGCACTACTGGGTGGGCGCCACCACCTTCTGTGCCGAGATCGAGAAGGGCACGCAGGCCCGCTACAAGTGCCAGCAGTTCCCGAGCTCGGCGCTCGGCGGCGAGCGCGAGCAGATCGAGGCGGTGCAGCTCGGCACGCAGGACGCGGTGATCACCTCCACCGGCCCCGTGGGCAACTTCGTGCCCGAAATCAAGGTGGTGGACATCCCCTTCCTGTTTCGCGACTACGAACACGCGCGCAAGGTGTTCGACGGCCCGATCGGCCAGGACCTGCTGACCAAGTTCGCGAGCAAGGGCCTGGTTGCACTGGCCTGGACGGAGAACGGCTTTCGCCACCTCACCAACAGCAAGCGCCCGATTCTCAAGCCCGAGGACACCAAGGGCCTGAAGGTGCGCACCATGGAGAACAAGGTGCACATGGACGGCTACCGCACCTTCGGCATGCAGCCCACGCCCATGTCCTTCCCGGAAGTGTTCGGCGCGCTGCAGCAGGGCACGGTGGACGGGCAGGAGAACCCCATCCCCATCATCACCACGGCCAAGTTCTCGCAGGTGCAGAAGCACCTCTCGCTCACCGGCCACGTGTACTCGCCCGCGCTGCTGCTGCTCACCCCGAAGGTCTGGAACAAGCTCAGCGACGCCGACAAGAAAGTGTTTGCCGATGCCGCGCGCCTGAGCGTGGCCGCGCAGCGCAAGAAGGTCGACGAGGACGACGCCACCGGCGTGGCCCAGCTCGAGAAGGAGGGCATGCAGGTCGTGCGCAACGTCGACAAGAAGGCCTTCCAGGATGCGCTCAAGCCCGCCTACGCCGCTTATGCGAAGGAATTCGGCGCCGACAACATCAAGAAGATCCAGGACGTGCACTGA
- a CDS encoding TRAP transporter small permease translates to MQTFERYLLGANRWALILLLAAMSVIIFVNVALRYLTNASLEWAEEVARYLMIWLTFLGAGPVLRYGGHIAVENLQDALPPPAAVALRALVALLLFAFFGFMVWYGWLYMERTMSQLTPVTQIPFAYVYSAMVIGGVLLIVHLLFIVRGYALRREFAADGHFDANASASL, encoded by the coding sequence ATGCAAACATTCGAACGCTACCTGCTCGGTGCCAACCGCTGGGCGCTGATCCTCCTGCTGGCCGCCATGTCGGTGATCATCTTCGTCAACGTGGCGCTGCGCTACCTCACCAATGCCTCGCTCGAATGGGCCGAGGAGGTCGCGCGCTACCTCATGATCTGGCTGACCTTCCTCGGCGCGGGACCCGTGCTGCGCTACGGCGGCCACATCGCCGTGGAGAACCTGCAGGACGCGCTGCCGCCCCCGGCCGCCGTGGCGCTGCGCGCGCTCGTGGCCTTGCTGCTGTTCGCCTTCTTCGGCTTCATGGTCTGGTACGGCTGGCTCTACATGGAGCGCACCATGTCCCAGCTCACGCCGGTCACGCAGATCCCGTTCGCCTACGTCTACAGCGCCATGGTGATCGGCGGCGTGCTGCTCATCGTGCACCTGCTGTTCATCGTGCGCGGCTATGCGCTGCGGCGCGAGTTCGCGGCGGACGGCCACTTCGACGCCAACGCGAGTGCCTCGCTATGA
- a CDS encoding TRAP transporter large permease — MSASLVLVFSACFFLAIGVPVAFALGLATAATLVLAENYPLMVLLKETFTGMDSFPLMAVPFFILAAELMSGGSLTEVLLRFAGQFVGHKRGGLGYTNVVSLTFFSGISGSALADAAGPGSMLIKMMDKAGYGRAYAAALTASTAIVGPIIPPSIIMIIYALQDDAVSVGALFAAGIMPGILIAVAMCIVNFRVSRQRNYRGEGAMPPLAEILATTWRAIPAILLPVVILGGMRAGWFTPTEASVVAVFYALVCGKFVYRTLEWKALPDILARSALLSASVLIIIGMSASFAWILTIEGIPQMLAQWLVGMNLSPWMFLLIVNIFLLLFGIFIEPLPGVMVLVPILAPVAFKLGIDPVHFAMVVIVNLTLGMITPPVGGLLFVTCNVSRVPMAQLVRELVPFLWAHGAVLVLLTFMPMLSTWLPRTLGFK; from the coding sequence ATGAGCGCTTCCCTCGTCCTCGTCTTCTCGGCCTGCTTCTTCCTGGCCATCGGCGTGCCGGTGGCCTTTGCGCTGGGCCTGGCCACGGCCGCCACGCTGGTGCTGGCCGAGAACTATCCGCTGATGGTGCTGCTGAAGGAAACGTTCACCGGCATGGACAGCTTTCCGCTGATGGCCGTGCCCTTCTTCATCCTCGCGGCCGAGCTCATGAGCGGCGGCTCGCTCACCGAGGTGCTGCTGCGCTTTGCCGGCCAGTTCGTCGGCCACAAGCGCGGCGGGCTGGGCTATACCAACGTGGTGTCGCTGACCTTCTTCTCGGGCATCTCGGGCTCGGCGCTGGCCGACGCCGCGGGCCCGGGCTCGATGCTGATCAAGATGATGGACAAGGCCGGCTACGGCCGCGCCTACGCGGCAGCGCTCACGGCGTCGACCGCCATCGTCGGGCCGATCATCCCGCCGTCGATCATCATGATCATCTACGCGCTGCAGGACGACGCGGTGTCTGTCGGCGCGCTGTTCGCGGCCGGCATCATGCCCGGCATCCTGATCGCGGTGGCCATGTGCATCGTCAACTTCCGCGTCTCGCGCCAGCGCAACTACCGCGGCGAAGGCGCGATGCCGCCGCTGGCCGAGATCCTGGCCACGACCTGGCGCGCCATTCCCGCGATCCTGTTGCCGGTGGTGATCCTGGGCGGCATGCGCGCGGGCTGGTTCACGCCGACGGAAGCCTCCGTGGTGGCGGTGTTCTACGCGCTGGTTTGCGGCAAGTTCGTCTACCGCACGCTGGAGTGGAAGGCGCTGCCCGACATCCTCGCGCGCTCGGCGCTGCTGTCGGCCTCGGTGCTCATCATCATCGGCATGTCGGCCTCGTTCGCCTGGATACTGACCATCGAAGGCATTCCGCAGATGCTCGCCCAGTGGCTGGTCGGCATGAACCTGTCGCCGTGGATGTTCCTGCTCATCGTGAACATCTTCCTGCTGCTGTTCGGCATCTTCATCGAGCCGCTGCCGGGCGTGATGGTGCTGGTGCCGATCCTGGCACCGGTGGCGTTCAAGCTCGGCATCGACCCGGTGCACTTCGCAATGGTCGTGATCGTGAACCTCACGCTGGGCATGATCACGCCCCCGGTGGGGGGGCTGCTGTTCGTCACCTGCAATGTCTCGCGCGTGCCGATGGCGCAGCTGGTGCGCGAGCTCGTGCCCTTCCTCTGGGCGCACGGCGCCGTGCTGGTGCTGCTGACCTTCATGCCGATGCTGTCCACCTGGTTGCCACGCACGCTCGGATTCAAGTAG